Proteins from a single region of Sneathiella aquimaris:
- a CDS encoding acyl-CoA dehydrogenase family protein has translation MNFYKTDETFNPIELSDWVAPDCHGLNFYDIDLSLRQLLNLYMPKDLQAHMESHFRRLGALAGNEMDIWSRDADRHSPQLHTRDARGRNEDWVEFHPSYRKMEQVAFEDFGLHAMSNRSGVLGWQDKVPPVAKYVFQYLFGQSEFGQLCPISATETTAMLINRYGDEKIRELFFNKMVSQDMDQLLKGGQFMTEKPGGSDVSNTALQARFEDGEWRVYGEKWFCSCADADVILMLARPEGAPSGNAGIGLFALPRHLEDGSRNRYRLVRLKNKMGSKSMASAEIIFEGATVYPLGDVGAHENRGLKMMMDQVNMSRLSHGVRAASMMRRCLNESLAVAGYRRAFGGKLIEKPLLRRQLMKLMVPTEQALSLYLYTAKMMEAGDAGDKKAARMTRILTPLLKYRTARDNVRVATGAMEIRGGNGYIEDWVNPRLVRDAHLGVLWEGTSNINSLDVVNRAVAKVGAHVDLGEGLSDLIDGTKEIPGQFAGQLKGLVDQAINLAETVAKEGRETLARKASTALFHVTTATLMASEGARLGAEGGDARRLLLSRMITDHKLGQASPLSAEAGQFDEQATDCLLNDAPVLLEDARQILTL, from the coding sequence ATGAACTTTTACAAAACTGATGAAACCTTCAATCCAATTGAGTTGTCCGATTGGGTCGCTCCTGATTGTCACGGTCTCAATTTCTATGACATTGATCTATCGCTTCGGCAGTTATTGAACCTGTATATGCCAAAGGATTTGCAGGCTCACATGGAGTCACATTTTCGACGTCTTGGCGCTTTGGCGGGCAACGAAATGGACATTTGGTCCCGTGATGCTGATCGACATAGTCCACAGCTTCATACTCGCGATGCCCGTGGAAGAAACGAAGACTGGGTCGAATTTCACCCGTCCTACCGTAAGATGGAACAGGTCGCGTTCGAAGATTTTGGGCTACATGCCATGAGTAATCGCAGCGGTGTATTGGGCTGGCAGGACAAGGTGCCACCGGTCGCCAAATATGTGTTCCAGTATCTTTTTGGGCAATCGGAATTTGGCCAGTTATGTCCAATCTCGGCCACGGAAACAACAGCCATGTTGATTAACCGGTATGGCGACGAAAAAATACGGGAGCTGTTCTTCAATAAAATGGTGTCGCAGGATATGGATCAACTCCTGAAAGGGGGGCAATTCATGACAGAAAAGCCGGGCGGTTCCGATGTGTCGAACACAGCGCTGCAGGCTCGTTTTGAAGATGGAGAGTGGCGCGTTTATGGTGAGAAGTGGTTTTGCTCTTGCGCGGATGCTGATGTGATCTTGATGCTTGCCCGTCCAGAAGGCGCGCCTTCTGGCAACGCTGGTATTGGATTGTTCGCGCTTCCGCGGCATCTTGAAGATGGCAGCCGCAATCGATATCGGCTTGTGCGGTTGAAGAATAAAATGGGCAGTAAATCCATGGCATCAGCCGAAATCATCTTTGAGGGCGCAACTGTTTATCCATTGGGGGACGTTGGGGCTCACGAAAATCGTGGGTTAAAAATGATGATGGATCAGGTGAATATGTCCCGGCTGTCCCATGGTGTCCGGGCTGCATCAATGATGCGGCGTTGTTTGAACGAGTCTCTGGCGGTGGCAGGATATCGCCGCGCTTTTGGCGGAAAGTTGATTGAAAAACCCCTGTTGCGGCGACAGTTAATGAAGCTAATGGTGCCGACCGAGCAGGCGCTCTCGCTTTATCTGTACACCGCAAAGATGATGGAGGCAGGGGACGCTGGTGATAAGAAGGCGGCACGGATGACCCGTATTCTGACCCCATTGCTGAAGTACCGGACCGCCAGAGACAACGTGCGTGTGGCGACAGGCGCAATGGAGATCCGCGGTGGAAACGGATATATTGAAGACTGGGTAAATCCGCGTCTTGTAAGAGACGCTCATCTCGGCGTTTTGTGGGAGGGGACTTCCAACATCAACTCGCTGGATGTGGTTAATCGGGCCGTCGCCAAAGTCGGAGCCCATGTTGACTTAGGGGAGGGGCTGTCGGATCTGATCGATGGCACTAAAGAAATACCGGGTCAGTTCGCAGGGCAGCTCAAGGGGCTGGTGGATCAAGCGATCAATCTGGCTGAAACGGTCGCAAAGGAAGGGCGGGAAACGCTTGCGCGTAAAGCGTCGACTGCCTTGTTTCATGTGACAACAGCCACTTTGATGGCGTCTGAAGGCGCGCGTTTGGGCGCAGAGGGCGGAGATGCGCGTCGGTTGCTTCTGTCGCGGATGATTACAGATCATAAGTTGGGACAAGCAAGTCCTTTGTCGGCCGAGGCAGGACAGTTTGATGAGCAGGCAACTGATTGTCTTCTGAATGATGCGCCGGTTTTACTTGAAGATGCCCGTCAAATTCTGACACTCTAA
- the gcvA gene encoding transcriptional regulator GcvA encodes MLTIPSISGLRAFEASCRYLSFNQAAEELNVTPGAVSRQIHSLEQFLGKTLFHRHHKRIELTAVGRQYLAEINLPLEKISAATNRLRSEPRRNVISICAYPTFAIRWLIPRWAALYDAFPDLDIQLTTSLNPADFDEQNFDISIDVMTMGSSRKGCQIDKLLDVETYPVCSPELAKEITSFNDLNKVTLLHESPRPTDWQRWAAAADISGLDTSRGMNFESANMALHAAIEGLGVVIGIDALVQEDIKKGRLVKLFSVTRVSHFPFQLVTQNRTAMHPKLQAVRQWLLEQAGVKN; translated from the coding sequence GTGCTGACCATACCATCAATATCAGGGCTTAGAGCCTTTGAAGCGTCATGCCGGTATTTGAGTTTCAATCAAGCTGCGGAAGAACTGAACGTTACTCCGGGTGCGGTCAGCAGGCAAATACACAGCCTTGAACAGTTTCTCGGCAAAACCCTCTTTCACAGACACCATAAACGCATCGAATTAACCGCCGTTGGGCGTCAGTATCTGGCGGAGATAAATCTGCCATTGGAAAAAATATCTGCGGCAACCAATCGATTAAGAAGCGAGCCCAGGCGCAACGTTATTTCGATTTGCGCCTATCCGACTTTTGCTATTCGGTGGCTAATCCCCAGATGGGCGGCTTTGTATGACGCCTTCCCTGATTTGGATATTCAACTGACAACATCGCTAAATCCTGCAGATTTTGATGAACAGAATTTTGATATTTCGATCGATGTCATGACGATGGGCAGCAGCCGAAAAGGCTGTCAGATTGATAAATTACTGGATGTTGAGACCTATCCTGTCTGCAGCCCGGAACTGGCAAAGGAAATTACAAGCTTTAACGATCTGAACAAGGTTACATTGCTTCATGAAAGCCCGCGCCCCACAGATTGGCAACGGTGGGCGGCGGCGGCAGATATATCCGGCCTTGACACCTCGCGAGGCATGAATTTTGAAAGTGCCAATATGGCGCTTCATGCAGCCATTGAAGGACTTGGTGTTGTTATTGGCATTGACGCACTTGTTCAGGAAGACATTAAAAAGGGGCGGCTGGTCAAGTTATTCTCGGTCACACGGGTTTCCCATTTTCCGTTCCAATTAGTAACTCAAAACCGCACAGCGATGCACCCGAAATTACAGGCCGTGCGTCAGTGGCTCCTTGAACAGGCTGGCGTGAAAAATTGA
- a CDS encoding MBL fold metallo-hydrolase produces the protein MKAVIIPVTPFAQNCSLIWCEETMKGAVVDPGGDLDHILQVAEKQGVEIEKILITHGHLDHAGGTKELKDKLNVPIEGPHKDDKFWIDQLPEQCARYNFPESHAFTPERWLNDGDTVTVGNETLDVIHCPGHTPGHVVFISQKEHVAIVGDVLFQGSIGRTDFPRGNHTDLIHSIREKLWPLGDHIAFIPGHGDMSTFGQERKTNPFVADMNFG, from the coding sequence ATGAAAGCAGTCATCATTCCGGTAACCCCGTTCGCCCAGAATTGTAGCCTTATTTGGTGCGAAGAGACAATGAAAGGGGCCGTTGTCGACCCTGGCGGTGATCTCGACCATATTTTACAGGTTGCTGAGAAACAGGGTGTAGAGATTGAAAAAATCCTGATTACACACGGCCATCTTGATCACGCAGGCGGCACTAAAGAATTAAAAGACAAGCTAAATGTGCCCATCGAAGGCCCTCATAAAGACGACAAATTCTGGATTGACCAATTACCGGAACAATGTGCGCGCTACAATTTCCCTGAAAGCCATGCCTTCACACCAGAACGTTGGCTAAACGACGGCGACACAGTAACTGTTGGTAATGAGACCCTGGATGTTATTCATTGCCCCGGCCATACTCCGGGGCATGTTGTTTTCATAAGCCAGAAAGAACATGTGGCTATCGTCGGGGATGTTCTCTTTCAAGGCTCCATCGGGCGAACAGATTTCCCGCGGGGCAATCATACAGACCTGATCCATTCCATCCGGGAAAAATTATGGCCATTGGGTGATCATATCGCCTTTATTCCCGGTCATGGGGATATGTCTACCTTCGGTCAGGAGAGAAAGACAAACCCTTTTGTAGCTGATATGAACTTCGGATAA
- a CDS encoding adenylate/guanylate cyclase domain-containing protein, producing MADISVPVSTKLRPFTEDEGPSNKYLDEALEIDKREGLLLAAKARFVALSIIAVFLVFLIPDISVLYYEVLVLGFMAIGFAQIRVGRVGKSRMELLLLFMDLALMTIVCVFPNPLSDEIWSASMQYKYANFPYFYILLASATLAYSWRTLFAFATWTTGLWTLGYFWASSQPAVVPEISQWLQGNYTNYAEILEFIDPNHISIEGRIQEVLIFAIVAGILALNSWRSRRLLIRQAAAARERANLARHFAPNIVDHLAGRDQPLGEVRSQPIVVMFVDIVGFTQMAEQSSPERVVSVLREFHSRMETAVFDHNGTLDKFLGDGLMVTFGTPDVSDKDAINALNCSVAMQQTMDEWNQVRKAMGQPEIKLSVGLHFGDVVLGDIGSERRLEFAVLGDVVNVASRLEALTRIVGAKIIASDAVIEAAGGPEVAQKAGFESCGLQEIRGREATVSVWAVPS from the coding sequence ATGGCTGATATTTCCGTGCCTGTTTCGACAAAGTTGCGACCTTTTACCGAAGATGAGGGCCCGTCCAACAAGTATTTGGATGAAGCACTGGAGATAGATAAACGAGAAGGCCTGTTGCTTGCAGCCAAAGCACGATTTGTTGCATTGTCCATCATCGCGGTTTTCTTGGTCTTCCTTATCCCGGATATCAGCGTTTTATACTATGAAGTTCTTGTTCTTGGGTTTATGGCCATTGGATTTGCGCAGATACGGGTCGGGCGCGTTGGCAAATCCAGGATGGAGCTTCTGTTGCTGTTTATGGATTTGGCATTGATGACAATCGTCTGTGTCTTTCCTAATCCGCTATCGGATGAAATCTGGTCTGCGTCCATGCAGTACAAATATGCTAATTTCCCATATTTTTACATTTTGCTGGCCAGCGCGACATTAGCCTATTCATGGCGAACTCTTTTTGCTTTCGCGACCTGGACAACTGGTCTTTGGACGCTTGGTTATTTTTGGGCCTCCTCACAACCTGCTGTCGTGCCAGAAATTTCCCAATGGCTGCAGGGTAACTATACGAACTATGCTGAAATTCTGGAATTTATTGATCCGAACCATATTTCAATTGAAGGGCGGATACAGGAAGTACTGATTTTTGCAATTGTCGCCGGCATTTTGGCGTTGAACAGTTGGCGTTCCCGGAGGTTATTAATTCGTCAGGCCGCGGCCGCGCGGGAGCGGGCAAATCTTGCACGTCATTTCGCGCCTAATATTGTCGACCATCTGGCAGGCCGTGATCAGCCGCTGGGCGAAGTGAGATCCCAACCCATTGTTGTTATGTTTGTCGACATTGTCGGGTTTACTCAAATGGCTGAGCAAAGCTCTCCTGAAAGGGTTGTATCTGTTTTGCGGGAGTTTCATTCCCGAATGGAAACAGCCGTTTTTGATCATAATGGGACGTTGGATAAATTCCTAGGCGATGGGCTGATGGTTACGTTTGGGACGCCTGATGTATCTGATAAAGATGCGATCAATGCCTTGAATTGTTCTGTGGCCATGCAGCAAACGATGGATGAGTGGAACCAGGTTCGTAAAGCCATGGGACAGCCTGAGATTAAGCTGTCCGTTGGGTTGCATTTTGGAGATGTGGTTCTGGGCGATATCGGGTCAGAACGCCGCCTTGAATTTGCCGTTCTTGGCGACGTTGTTAATGTTGCAAGCCGTCTGGAAGCACTCACCCGAATAGTAGGGGCCAAAATTATTGCGAGTGATGCCGTTATTGAGGCAGCGGGCGGCCCGGAAGTCGCCCAAAAAGCAGGCTTTGAAAGCTGTGGCCTGCAGGAAATCAGAGGCCGTGAAGCAACCGTATCGGTTTGGGCTGTTCCTTCTTAA
- a CDS encoding indolepyruvate ferredoxin oxidoreductase family protein, with protein MKQENNLKITKISDYSLSDRYTQEEGRVFLTGTQALVRIPLMQKLRDERAGLKTAGFISGYRGSPLAVFDQELWNIKDVLDEKNIEFIPAVNEELAATAVLGSQQVETDPHRQFEGVFGLWYGKGPGVDRAGDALKHGNAYGASPTGGVLVVAGDDHGSVSSSMPHQSDAAFLTFFMPILNPSNVAEYLSYGEYGYALSRFSGMWVGFKAATEAVESGMTVDLLPPREFVTPDFDVPPTGLHYRWPDFPGPQIEERLEAKKHAVLAFADANPIDRHIYEVPDATYGIVTTGKAHLDLMEALRLLGIGEAEARAIGIDIYKIGLVWPLAKKSSLDFVRGKKEVLVIEEKRGIIESQFKEYFYDIPGAKPERMVGKNDEYGQRLIPWTGELSPKQLAVIVARRIDSVFEGLNLSEKAEKILQKGVISLNVEGATRTPYFCSGCPHNRSTKVPEGSEALAGIGCHFMASWMDRDTNYLIQMGGEGVNWVAKSRFNKGRHIFQNLGDGTYYHSGSLAIRQAIAAQTNITFKILYNDATAMTGGQPFDGPMSVQSIAHSLRAEGIQRIALLSDAIDKFDPKEFPAGVTFDDRSQLDNVQRELRDISGVTALIYEQTCATEKRRRRKRGLMEDVPRFAYINPAVCEGCGDCSVASNCLSVEPLETEFGRKRRINQNACNKDFSCLDGFCPSFVTIEGGQRRRPSATGNEETYSQALASIKDPVLASVDTPFNVIVTGVGGTGVITVGQLITMAAHLEGKGASVLDFMGFAQKFGPVISYVRIASQPDQINQVRIDTGQADALIGCDLVVSTSPKASATYAEGHTKAAVNMSVMPTGDFTLNPDTDVKIDTRLSHLSHLFGQKHLSTVNANTAAEQFLGDSVFANVLLLGFAWQQGLVPVSKNALLRAIELNGVAIEQNKKAFNWGRILFARPETQMMDRLESIKETAPSVSQLIDRNAEFLTQYQDDSWAQMYRVTVQDIMSKVQIGPDEKEVLNRSVAKNLFKLMSYKDEYEVARLHSDPAFLEKIASEFEGDFRIHYHLAPPLLSGKKDERGRPKKKNFGPWMNTAFKGLRSFKKLRGTALDPFGYTAERKMERALIDWYATTLKKIAPEIDAENMRVAQEIFDIPAAIRGYGPVKEASVEKAKENMAHLLKKLDTPKL; from the coding sequence ATGAAACAGGAAAACAATCTCAAAATCACCAAAATTTCAGACTATTCCCTGTCCGATCGTTATACGCAGGAAGAAGGTCGGGTATTCCTCACAGGGACGCAGGCACTGGTGCGCATTCCGCTGATGCAAAAATTACGGGATGAGCGGGCGGGATTAAAGACGGCGGGCTTTATTAGCGGGTATAGAGGATCACCTCTGGCTGTTTTTGATCAGGAATTGTGGAATATTAAAGATGTTCTCGATGAGAAAAATATCGAATTTATTCCAGCGGTAAATGAAGAGCTTGCGGCAACAGCCGTTTTGGGGTCCCAACAGGTTGAGACAGATCCTCACCGCCAGTTTGAGGGCGTGTTCGGCCTCTGGTATGGAAAAGGCCCCGGTGTTGATCGGGCGGGCGATGCGTTGAAACATGGTAACGCCTATGGAGCCTCCCCGACCGGGGGTGTGCTGGTGGTCGCGGGTGATGATCACGGCAGTGTATCTTCTTCCATGCCGCATCAATCCGATGCTGCCTTCCTGACTTTTTTTATGCCCATATTGAACCCTTCGAATGTGGCTGAATATCTCAGTTACGGTGAATATGGCTATGCATTGTCCCGCTTTAGTGGAATGTGGGTTGGTTTTAAGGCGGCGACTGAAGCGGTCGAAAGTGGCATGACGGTTGACCTGCTGCCCCCTAGAGAATTTGTTACCCCTGATTTTGATGTGCCGCCAACCGGACTTCATTATCGGTGGCCAGATTTTCCCGGCCCGCAGATTGAAGAGCGCCTTGAAGCGAAAAAGCACGCGGTTCTAGCGTTTGCCGATGCCAACCCCATTGACCGGCATATCTATGAGGTGCCGGATGCCACTTACGGCATCGTTACAACAGGTAAGGCGCATCTTGATTTGATGGAGGCCTTGCGCCTGCTTGGTATTGGTGAAGCTGAGGCGCGGGCAATCGGGATTGATATTTATAAAATCGGGTTGGTATGGCCTCTGGCTAAAAAGTCATCGCTCGATTTTGTGCGGGGCAAGAAAGAAGTTCTCGTGATCGAAGAGAAACGGGGCATTATTGAAAGCCAGTTCAAAGAATATTTTTATGACATTCCCGGCGCAAAACCGGAAAGAATGGTCGGGAAAAATGATGAATATGGACAGCGGCTAATCCCCTGGACGGGTGAACTCTCTCCAAAACAGCTGGCGGTCATCGTCGCCCGGCGAATAGACTCTGTTTTTGAAGGATTGAACCTCTCTGAAAAAGCAGAGAAAATTCTACAAAAGGGAGTGATATCGCTTAACGTTGAAGGGGCGACCCGAACGCCCTATTTTTGTTCCGGATGTCCGCATAATAGATCGACAAAGGTGCCGGAAGGTTCGGAAGCGCTGGCAGGCATCGGCTGTCATTTTATGGCAAGCTGGATGGATCGGGATACAAACTATCTTATCCAGATGGGCGGTGAAGGCGTTAACTGGGTTGCGAAATCCCGGTTTAACAAGGGTCGTCATATTTTCCAGAACTTGGGCGACGGAACTTATTATCATTCCGGTAGTCTTGCGATCCGTCAGGCGATTGCCGCGCAAACCAATATCACCTTTAAAATCCTCTATAATGACGCCACAGCGATGACCGGAGGCCAGCCCTTCGACGGACCGATGAGTGTGCAGTCCATTGCTCACTCTTTGCGGGCCGAAGGTATTCAGAGGATTGCGCTTCTTTCTGATGCAATTGACAAATTTGATCCAAAAGAATTTCCAGCAGGAGTGACGTTTGATGATCGCAGCCAGTTGGACAATGTTCAGCGGGAACTACGCGATATATCAGGGGTCACGGCACTGATTTATGAACAGACCTGCGCCACAGAAAAGCGCCGCCGTCGGAAGAGGGGCCTTATGGAGGATGTCCCGCGCTTTGCTTATATAAATCCAGCCGTATGCGAAGGATGCGGGGACTGCTCTGTTGCTTCAAACTGTCTGTCTGTCGAACCGTTGGAAACCGAATTTGGCCGCAAACGCCGGATTAATCAAAATGCGTGTAACAAGGATTTTTCCTGCCTTGACGGATTTTGCCCAAGTTTCGTTACAATTGAAGGTGGGCAAAGGCGCCGACCTTCTGCGACCGGTAATGAAGAAACCTATAGCCAAGCGTTAGCATCGATTAAGGATCCGGTTCTGGCGTCGGTTGATACCCCGTTTAATGTCATTGTAACAGGGGTCGGCGGAACAGGGGTCATCACGGTTGGGCAGTTGATAACAATGGCTGCGCATTTGGAAGGAAAAGGGGCATCTGTTCTTGACTTCATGGGATTTGCGCAGAAATTCGGGCCGGTTATCAGTTATGTGAGGATCGCCAGTCAACCAGACCAGATAAATCAGGTGCGAATTGACACGGGGCAGGCAGACGCATTGATCGGGTGTGATCTCGTGGTCAGCACGTCCCCTAAAGCCTCTGCCACATACGCTGAGGGTCATACGAAAGCGGCAGTGAATATGTCGGTCATGCCCACTGGTGATTTTACTCTCAATCCAGACACTGATGTGAAAATTGACACCCGTCTTTCACATCTTTCTCATCTTTTTGGCCAGAAGCATCTTTCAACGGTCAACGCAAATACGGCTGCGGAACAGTTCCTTGGCGACAGCGTTTTTGCAAATGTTCTGTTGTTAGGGTTTGCCTGGCAGCAGGGGCTTGTTCCGGTGTCCAAAAATGCGTTGCTGAGAGCTATTGAATTGAACGGTGTCGCAATTGAGCAAAATAAAAAGGCCTTTAACTGGGGGCGTATTCTCTTTGCACGGCCAGAGACGCAAATGATGGATCGACTGGAAAGTATAAAAGAGACGGCCCCATCGGTATCGCAGTTGATAGACCGAAATGCAGAATTCCTGACTCAATATCAAGATGACTCATGGGCACAGATGTATCGCGTGACCGTTCAGGATATTATGAGCAAAGTACAGATAGGCCCCGACGAAAAAGAGGTTTTAAACCGTTCTGTTGCAAAAAATCTTTTCAAATTAATGAGTTATAAGGACGAGTATGAGGTTGCCCGATTGCATAGTGATCCTGCTTTTTTGGAAAAAATCGCCTCAGAATTTGAGGGGGACTTCCGTATTCACTATCATCTGGCACCGCCATTGTTGTCCGGGAAAAAAGATGAAAGAGGGCGCCCGAAAAAGAAAAATTTCGGTCCTTGGATGAACACCGCGTTTAAAGGATTGCGGTCTTTCAAAAAATTGCGCGGAACAGCATTGGATCCGTTTGGATACACGGCTGAGCGAAAGATGGAACGTGCCCTGATCGACTGGTATGCCACGACGCTTAAAAAGATCGCGCCAGAAATTGATGCTGAAAACATGAGGGTTGCGCAGGAAATTTTTGACATCCCGGCTGCTATTCGTGGATACGGGCCGGTTAAAGAAGCATCTGTTGAAAAGGCGAAAGAGAATATGGCGCATTTGCTGAAGAAGCTTGATACGCCCAAATTGTGA
- a CDS encoding Lrp/AsnC ligand binding domain-containing protein, whose product MIDETDRIILSLLQEDSRITNSQLAQLAGLSASSCWRRIKSLEEIGLIKGYTATLDRTIAGFGFAAIIHVGLSRQSENSVAEFCRAIEERPEILDCYATTGDSDYHLRVVARDIADYNDFLDNFLFKLKGVAHVRSNIILKDIKSGLQLPLNQ is encoded by the coding sequence ATGATTGATGAAACTGACCGAATAATCCTGAGCCTTCTTCAAGAAGATAGCCGAATTACCAATTCTCAGCTTGCGCAACTGGCCGGACTTTCTGCATCTTCCTGTTGGCGGCGCATCAAGAGCCTGGAAGAGATTGGTTTAATAAAAGGATATACAGCAACACTGGATCGAACGATTGCCGGCTTTGGATTTGCCGCTATCATACATGTCGGTTTATCCCGCCAATCTGAAAATTCGGTTGCTGAATTCTGCAGAGCGATCGAGGAGCGACCCGAGATTCTTGACTGTTACGCAACAACGGGGGATTCAGATTATCACCTTCGTGTCGTTGCACGGGACATTGCTGACTATAATGACTTCCTGGATAATTTTTTATTCAAATTAAAGGGTGTTGCCCATGTTCGGTCCAACATCATTCTAAAAGATATAAAATCCGGTCTTCAGCTCCCTCTTAACCAATAA
- a CDS encoding D-Ala-D-Ala carboxypeptidase family metallohydrolase, whose product MMQLSEHFSLSELTRSDLAARLQIDNTPGPQEIACLKQLAENILEPVRKHYNKPFRPNSGYRCLALNRALKSKDSSQHVKGQAVDIEVPGVSNFDLAEWMYQNLQFDQLILECYKPGDPNSGWVHCSFVADQCRQECLTFSDGSFSQGLIG is encoded by the coding sequence ATGATGCAGTTAAGTGAACATTTTTCATTAAGTGAACTGACACGCAGTGATCTTGCAGCACGGCTGCAGATTGATAATACCCCGGGACCGCAGGAAATTGCCTGCCTAAAACAACTGGCGGAAAATATTCTGGAGCCCGTCCGGAAGCATTATAATAAACCGTTCAGGCCTAATAGCGGCTATCGGTGCCTTGCGCTTAACCGTGCCCTTAAATCGAAAGACAGCTCGCAACATGTAAAAGGGCAGGCCGTTGATATTGAGGTGCCTGGGGTCAGCAATTTTGATTTAGCGGAATGGATGTATCAAAACCTTCAGTTTGATCAGCTTATTTTAGAATGTTATAAACCGGGCGATCCAAATAGCGGATGGGTGCATTGTTCTTTTGTCGCTGACCAGTGCCGTCAGGAATGTCTTACCTTTTCAGACGGATCCTTTAGCCAAGGGCTTATTGGTTAA
- a CDS encoding DUF3108 domain-containing protein has translation MVRRLVATGSLPVFIFSMLTMSFATETSANEPLRLKHSVYLGGLYLGSVKTDVREAGNTYAIMSEARSNSSLTWMFEWIANATSSGTVFKNKVVPDYHFHQSAWNDKKRGATLTFDADGDVKAELVGKKNTNLQKYTPLPKDGLRNSVDPMSMILSAVLSYETDNRCDGYYPVFDGRRRYDVKLTDAGEKVFKPSKYSVFSGKASGCRINIIEKGGFKRDADYKLDEDEELIVWVAKPVEDGRPVPVRMQVQTDLGSMEMHLEKYTDGRVQLASKSAR, from the coding sequence ATGGTCAGAAGGCTGGTTGCGACAGGTTCTCTACCCGTATTCATTTTTTCGATGCTGACGATGAGTTTTGCAACAGAAACAAGTGCAAATGAGCCTTTGCGGTTAAAGCACTCGGTTTATCTGGGGGGGCTGTATCTTGGAAGTGTAAAAACAGACGTTCGCGAGGCAGGAAATACCTACGCCATCATGAGCGAAGCCCGATCTAACAGTTCCCTTACCTGGATGTTTGAATGGATTGCGAATGCGACGTCCAGTGGCACGGTTTTCAAAAACAAAGTCGTCCCTGACTATCATTTTCACCAAAGTGCGTGGAATGATAAGAAAAGAGGGGCGACGCTTACATTCGACGCTGACGGCGATGTGAAAGCTGAGCTGGTTGGCAAGAAGAATACCAATCTTCAAAAATACACGCCGCTTCCAAAAGATGGTCTTCGAAACAGTGTGGATCCCATGTCGATGATCCTGTCGGCGGTCTTGTCTTATGAAACGGATAATCGATGCGACGGATATTATCCGGTTTTTGATGGTCGGCGGCGGTATGATGTAAAATTGACGGATGCCGGAGAAAAAGTCTTCAAACCCTCAAAATATTCAGTTTTTTCAGGAAAAGCTTCAGGCTGTCGTATCAATATTATTGAGAAGGGCGGGTTCAAACGCGACGCAGACTATAAACTTGATGAAGACGAAGAACTTATTGTGTGGGTTGCCAAGCCTGTTGAAGACGGACGTCCGGTTCCGGTGCGCATGCAGGTTCAGACCGACCTTGGCAGTATGGAAATGCATCTGGAAAAATATACAGATGGACGTGTACAGTTGGCGAGCAAATCAGCCCGGTAG
- a CDS encoding undecaprenyl-diphosphate phosphatase produces MEILQILVLAIVQGVTEFLPISSSGHLVLVPLLTGWPDQGLMLDVATHVGSLLAVIAYFRTDLIEILQGVFKIGTETEVKEARLLFRHLVIASVPAILAGGALFYILQTDMRSLLMIASTTLIFGVLLGISDKFCKDKKTVSGMSNWDALVIGLFQILALLPGTSRSGVTMTAARFCGVDRKGAARFSMLLSIPVILGAGVVLTFDLLKAENVDLGLDALITGVVSFGVAYLVIGLLMNWIGRIGFMPFVIYRVVLACGLFGFYLLT; encoded by the coding sequence GTGGAAATATTGCAAATACTGGTTCTGGCGATTGTACAAGGAGTAACTGAATTTCTCCCGATATCGTCAAGTGGACATCTGGTTCTGGTGCCGCTGCTAACGGGATGGCCCGATCAAGGGCTGATGCTGGATGTTGCAACCCATGTCGGTAGTCTGTTGGCCGTTATCGCCTACTTCCGGACCGACCTGATCGAGATCCTTCAAGGTGTCTTTAAGATCGGCACTGAAACGGAGGTAAAGGAAGCCCGCTTGTTGTTTCGCCATCTGGTGATCGCTTCGGTTCCTGCGATTCTGGCAGGGGGGGCGCTTTTCTACATTCTACAAACGGACATGCGATCCCTGTTAATGATCGCCTCGACGACGTTGATATTTGGTGTCTTGCTCGGTATCTCTGATAAATTCTGTAAAGACAAAAAAACTGTGAGCGGGATGTCCAATTGGGATGCGCTAGTAATTGGTCTGTTTCAAATTCTGGCCCTTCTTCCGGGGACAAGCCGTTCTGGCGTTACGATGACAGCCGCCCGCTTTTGTGGGGTGGACCGAAAAGGAGCCGCGCGATTTTCCATGCTGCTCTCTATACCCGTAATATTGGGTGCCGGTGTTGTTTTGACCTTTGATTTGCTGAAGGCAGAAAATGTTGACCTTGGTCTGGATGCGCTCATAACCGGTGTGGTTTCTTTTGGTGTTGCCTATCTGGTTATCGGTTTGCTGATGAACTGGATTGGCAGAATAGGCTTTATGCCTTTTGTTATTTATCGGGTTGTTTTGGCCTGCGGACTATTTGGTTTTTATTTGCTGACGTAA